The Arachis hypogaea cultivar Tifrunner chromosome 14, arahy.Tifrunner.gnm2.J5K5, whole genome shotgun sequence genome has a segment encoding these proteins:
- the LOC112740527 gene encoding em-like protein GEA6 gives MTTRQKKREELDERAKQGETVVPGGTGSKNLEAQEHLVEGRSRGGQTRKEQIRTAGYQEMGRKGGLSTMDKSGGEHVAEEGIDINESKFINEEEK, from the exons ATGACAACTCGACAAAAAAAGCGTGAAGAGCTTGACGAGAGGGCAAAGCAAGGTGAAACCGTGGTTCCTGGTGGTACTGGTAGCAAGAATCTAGAAGCTCAAGAGCACCTTGTTGAAG GAAGGAGCAGAGGAG GGCAGACTAGGAAGGAACAGATAAGGACTGCGGGCTACCAAGAAATGGGACGTAAAGGAGGTCTCTCTACCATGGATAAGTCTGGCGGAGAGCATGTTGCTGAGGAAGGCATCGATATTAATGAATCCAAGTTTATCaacgaagaagaaaaatag
- the LOC112743736 gene encoding uncharacterized protein translates to MGCYLRYGRHGVNQLLRFRDASYDSAAVNPILYASQGLRYTRKLQVILTSDVDKLGKGGDTVKVAPGYFRNHLMPKLLAVPNIDKFAHLISEQRKICQPIEGEEEQKNVVVIKESKKDMMKEYERAALRLDKAKLVLRRLIDVQKAKARASKDDPLELRSPVTKDALVAEVARQLCVNIAPENLHLPVPLATLGEYEVPLRLPRSIPLPEGKLNWTLKVKIRSR, encoded by the exons ATGGGTTGTTATCTTCGATATGGCAGACATGGAGTTAATCAGCTCCTTAGATTTAGAGATGCTAGTTATGATAGTGCTGCGGTAAATCCAATCTTGTATGCTTCTCAAGGACTTCGATACACGAGGAAGCTCCAAGTCATCCTCACCTCT GACGTAGATAAGCTGGGAAAGGGTGGTGATACTGTCAAAGTCGCCCCAGGATATTTTCGCAACCACCTAATGCCAAAGCTCCTTGCTGTCCCTAATATTGACAAGTTTGCTCATCTCATAAGCGAGCAGCGCAAG ATCTGTCAGCcaattgaaggagaagaagaacaaaagaatGTTGTAGTAATTAAAGAGTCAAAGAAAGATATGATGAAAGAGTATGAAAGGGCTGCGCTTCGTCTTGATAAAGCTAAGCTG GTCTTACGGCGTttaattgatgttcaaaaagcaAAGGCTCGTGCATCAAAAGATGACCCTTTGGAGTTACGCTCACCTGTGACAAAAGATGCTCTTGTGGCTGAG GTGGCAAGACAACTATGTGTGAACATTGCACCTGAAAACCTGCATCTCCCCGTGCCTTTAGCAACACTCGGAGAATATGAGGTGCCGCTGCGTTTACCAAGGTCCATTCCTTTGCCGGAGGGCAAGCTTAATTGGACTTTGAAAGTTAAAATTAGAAGTAGATAA